The Haloarchaeobius sp. HME9146 DNA segment GAACCCTCCAGCGGCCTCGACCCGAACGGGGTCCGGCTCGTCAGGAACATCGCCCAGGAGCACGCCGCCTCGGGCGGCACGGTGTTCTTCTCCAGTCACATCCTCCCGCAGGTCGAGGCGGTCTGTGATCGCGTCGGCATCCTCAACAGGGGGAAACTCGTCGCCGTCGACACCATCGACGGGTTGCGGGATACGCTGGAGACGGGCTCGGTCATCAGCGTCACCCTCGACCGGTTCCCAGACGGGCTCGACCTCTCGTCCATCGAGGGCGTGACCACGGTCAACACCGACGGCCAGACGATTGAGGCCAACTGCCGGACTCCGGAGGCGAAGCTCGCGGTCCTCGACGAGGTCCGGGCGGCCGGGGCAGCTGTCCAGGACTTCGGCACCACCGAGGCCACGCTCGAGGAGCTGTTCACGACGTACACCGGCGACGCCCCACCGGTCGCCTCGGAACCCATGGAGGCACAGCGATGAACCCGAATCGCATCTCGACCATCGCCCGGAAGGAGGTCGACGACAGCGTTCGCTCCCGGTTGCTCTGGGGAATCATCGGCCTGGTGGCCGTGCTGACCTCGTTCGCGGCCGCGATGCTCCAGTTCGTCCCCGGTGTCGAGGCCGACGCCCTCGCGGGCATCAACGGCGCGACCGAGCTGGCGACCTTACTCGTGCCGATCGTGGCACTCGTCGCCGCCTACCTCGCCATCGCGGGCGAACGCGAGTCCGGGAGCGTGAAGGTCCTGCTCGGGTTCCCGCCCTCCCGCGCCGAGGTCGTCGCCGGGAAGTTCCTCGGCCGGGCGGCGCTCGTGATCGTCGGCATCTCGGCTGGCTACGCGGTCTCCGGCGTCGTCACGCTGCTCGTCTATGGGTCGCTCCCGGTGGTCGCCTTCGCGGCGACCCTGGCACTCACGGCGCTCTTGGGGGCGGTGTTCGTCGCCATCGCGGTCGGCCTCTCTGCCCTGAGCGCGACGCGCTCGCGGGCGATGACCGGCTCCATCGCGGTCTACCTCGTGCTGACGCTGTTCTGGGACTTCGTCCCGCAGGGGACCTACATGCTCGTCGAGGGGTCGTCGCCGACCGCACCGCTCCCGGGCTGGTTCCTTCTCCTGCAGAGCCTGAGTCCGACCGGCGCGTACGGGTCACTGGTGACGGCCGTGGTCAGTTCGGAGGTCGGCGTCCCCGGACTCCCCGCACTCGTGGCTGGTGCGTTCCCGTTCTACCTCGAACCGTGGTTCCTGCTCGGGCTCCTGGCCGCGTGGGCGGCGGTCCCGCTGCTCGTCGGCTACCGGGCGTTCGAGCGCGCAGACCTGGCCTGAAGCCAGTTCAGAGTTCTTCGATGTCGTCGACGACGGCCTCCTCGTCGTCGAAGTCGACCGTCGCGCCACCTTGCATGAACTCGTCCTCGTAGGTGTCTCTCCCCCACTCGGCGATGGCCTTCTGGAGGACGGTGAACCCGTTCTCGGTCCCCTCGTCGACGCTCTCGACGATGGTCCACTCCTCGGCCTCGGGCTCGAAGCCGACGGCGTGACCCTTGCCCGAGTAGATGAAGAACAGCGCGAAGACGCGGTCGATCTCGGGCACGTAGTTCCCGGGGACGACGGTCAGTTCGGCGTCCTGCTCGGCCAGCGACTGCACCTCGTCACCCGTCAGTGGCCGCGACGGCAGCGAATCGATGGTTCCCATGGCTGGTCGTGGGTGAAGCGGCGGGAAAAGTGCGGTGTTCCCCGGCGGAACTCAGTCGCGGTGACCCCAGCGGTTGCCGTCCTCGTCGTACCGGGCCGCCGAGATGCGCTCGAACTGGTCTGCGTCGAGTGTGACCTCGGTCGCACCGACGTTCTCCTCCAGCTGCTCGGTCGTCCGCGCCCCGACGATGGGGATGCAGGTGAACTCCTCCTGGTCCATCAACCAACGGAGGGCGACCTGGGCGGGGGTCGCGTCCACCTCGTCGGCGACGCCCCGGATAGCTTCGAGGACCTCCCAGCCGCGTGCCGAGAGATAGAAGTTCGAGAACCGTTCGTCGAAGCTCCCCCGGGAGCCGTCGGGTGCTTCCACCTTCGTCGGGTCGTCCGGGTCGGCCCGCTCGTACTTCCCGGTGAGGAAGCCCCCGGCGAGCGGCGAGTAGGGACAGACGGCGAGGTCCTGGTCCGCGCAGACGTCGAGGTAGTCGGCCACGTCGTCCCGGTAGGCCGCGTGGAACAGCGGCTGGGTCACCTCGAACCGTTCGAGTCCTTCGACGTCGGACTTCCAGAGCGCCTTGGTCAACTGCCAGGCGGCCATCGTCGACGCCCCGAGGTAGTTCACCGTCCCGTCTTCGACGAGCTGGGTGAGCGTCTCGAGGGTCTCCTCGATCGGTGTCTCGTCGTCCCAGCGGTGGATGTAGTACACGTCGAGGTAGTCGGTTCCGAGGCGGTCCAGCGTCCCCTCTATCTGGGTTCGGATGTGCTTCCGGCCGAGGCCGGCGTCGTTCGGCCCCGGTTCGCCCCAGCCGTCGAAGGGGAAGTAGACCTTCGAGGCGAGGACGAAGTCGTCACGGTCGCGCTCGGCCAGCCAGTCGCCGATGTACTCCTCGCTCGTCCCGTTGGGGTTCCCGTAGACGTTGGCCGTGTCGATGAAGTTCCCGCCGTGTGCTTCGAAGGTGTCGAGCAGTTCGTGTGCCTCCTCGCGGTCGGTCTCGAGGACGCCGCCGGTCTCCCGGCCGAAGCGCCAGGTGCCGAAACACAGTTCCGAAACGCTGGTCCCCGTCGAACCAAGTCGTCGGTAGTCCATACGCCCGAGTCCTCGACGGGCGACCAAAAGGGTGGGAGTAGCGGAAATCGAGCGTTACGCTACCCGCTCCAGAATCGTCGCGATACCCTGCCCGAACCCGATGCACATGGTCGAGAGCGCGGTCTGTGCGCCAGTGCGCTCCATCTCGTGGACGAGTTTCGTGATGAGTGCGGAGCCGGTCGACCCGAGCGGATGCCCGTGCGCGATTGCCCCGCCGTTGACGTTCGTCCGGTCCCACGGCGCGCCGGTCTCTTCCAGCCAGGCCGCGACGACGCTGGCGAAGGCCTCGTTCACCTCGAACAGGTCGATGTCGTCGACGGTCATGTCGGCCTTCTCGAGGACGTTCTTGGTGGCCGGAATCGGGCCAGTGAGCATCATCACGGGGTCGACCGCGCAGACCTCGGTCTGGACGATGCGGGCCATCGGTTCCCAGCCCTGTTCTTCTGCCATCTCGGCCGAGCAGACGAGCGTGGCCGAGGCCCCGTCGACGATGCCCGAGGAGTTGCCGGCGTGGACGACGCCCTCACCCTCCTCGCGGAAGGCGAGCGGGATTCCTTCGAGCGTTTCCACGTCGGTCCCGGGCCGCGGATGGCCGTCCTTCTCGACGGTGATCTCCTCGCCGTCGAGTTCGGTCTCGACGGGCGCGATCTGGGAATCGTACTTGCCCTCGTTCCACGCCTCGCCCCAGCGCGACTGCGAATCCACCGCGATCTCGTCGAGGTCCTGTCTCGTGAAACCCCACGTCTCGGCGATGCGCTCGGCGCTCTCGCCCTGGGGAATCAGCTCCTCGTACTCCTCGAAGTAGGTCTCCGTCATCGAGCCGCCGTCGGTGCCCATCGGCTCGCGCGTCATGTGCTCGACGCCGCCCGCGACGACCACGTCCTGGAAGCCCGCTCTCACCTGCCCGGCGGCGAAGTTGATCGCTTGCTGGCCGGACCCGCACATCCGGTTGAGCTGGACGCCGGGGGCTCCGTGGCGACCTTCGTAGGACGCGCCGGGGCCGGCGTCTGGGTCGACCTCGTCGCTCCAGCCGGCGACGAGTGGGGCGATTCTGGCGATGTTCGAGCCCTGGTCGCCCTTGGGGGTGACACAGCCCAGTATGACGTCCTCGACCAGGTCGGTGTCGAGGTCGTTGCGCTCGGCGAGTGCCCGCAGCGGTGCGGCCGCAAGGTCCTGTGGGTGCGTGTCGCGGAACGCGCCGTCGCGCTTGCCGAACGGCGTCCGGACCGCGTCCACGATGACTGCTTCTCGCATGGTCTCAACTAGACAACGATTTACTTGTTTCTTTCGCCCGGGATTCGGCCGCCCCGGAACCGGACGACCCCGTAAGTAATCCTACTTGAATGCAGTGCATGTTTCCCAATAACCGATAAAATTAAGATACCGGGGCAGAAACGTAGGAGTACATGACCCGGACTTACACTGTGGGCAACGAGGCCCGCACTGGCGGTGACCACCGGTACGCCGCACACGGTGACGAAGCCTCCACTGGAGTCACGGGTACGCCGCTCTCCTGCTAACGTCGGCTCCGTAACGCCGGCTGTCGTCGACTCCCTGACAGCCGGCTGTCTGCGCTGCCGTCACTCGGCCCTCACTTCCAGAGTGCCGCGTGCCGCCCGCCGCACAGATGGCCGCATCGCCTGTCGACCGCCCAGTCACACATCCACATCCACGATGACCGAATTCACGTTCGACCCGGACCCGGCACAGGCACACTACAACGTCGCCCACCTCGTCGACGACCGCACGCATCTGTACCACGAGTACGACATCGACCGCGAGTTCGATGCGGGACTGACCGACCCCCGGACCGGCAAGGAGGACGCCCCGCCCGACTACGGCCAGCGCCGCGCCGCGATGCTCGACTTCTACGGGCACCGCTGTGGGCGCTGTGCCTGCCGCGTCGGCGACAGCACGACACAGGAGCTGGAGGTCGGGTACCTCTACTCGCTCGCCATGGTGACCGGCCGCGGCGACGAGTGGGCCCTCGACAACCTTGTGGCGGTGTGCGAGCCGTGTTACGACCTGCTCACGACTGACTGCCCCGAAGACATCGGCGCGTTCGGGACGCAGTACGAGACCGCCCCGCAGTTCCCGGTGTGGACCTGTGACCCCCGCGTCGCGGTCGAGCGACTCCCGCTCACGGGCCGTGAGGTCTGGCTGCGCGAGCAGCTGGCGAGCCGGGTCGCGGTCTCCTGTGACCAGGAGACGGGTGTGAACCAGCCCGTCGCCCGGGATGCCTGTCTCGCCCGGACGACGAGTGCGGCGGTCGCGGTCGCCCTCGGCGAGGAACTCATCCTCGACGAGTACGGGTCGTGCTCCACGATGCAGCGCCGCCTCAGCCAGCGCTGGGAACTCCTGACGGCGCACGAACGAGCTACCTACCGTGACCGGGCGGTCGACGAGGACACGGTTATCGGCGGCGGCTTCGAACCGTGTGTCGACCTGCAGGAAGCCTGAGCCGGGGAGAACCCCCGCTGACGGTTCGGCCCTCCATCGGCCCCGCTGACGGTTCGGCCCTCCGCCGACGATTCGCCCCCTACGTTCTCTGCTGCACCGCCGGCAGATGCATGGTCACCGCACTTCCGCCGAGGTCGGACTCGGCGAACGTCACGCTCCCGCCCGACGCGGCGACGATGTGTCGAACGAGCCAGAGACCGAGACCGCTGGCGTGCTCGAGCTGCGTTATCTCCCGTTCACCGAGGACGACCGCGAGTTCCTGTTCGGGAATGCCGGGGCCGTCGTCGGCCACGGTCACGTCGGCCACCTCCTCCGAGAGCTCGACCTCGACGACCACCGTCGGTGTGTCGGCTCTGTTGTGCTCGACCGCGTTCTCGACGACGTTCATCAGCGCGACTTCCAGCTGCGGATGGGCGTACACGTGGGCCGTCTCCGGCCCGTGGAACCGGACGTCGACGCTGGCGTATCTGCGCTCGACCGTCTGGAGCACGGACTCGGCCGCGGACGTCACATCGACCGTCGGGCTTCCGTCGGCCTCCGAGAGTCGCTCGAGGACCTGGGCCTTCTGGGTGAGTTCGACGACGGTGTCGGCTGCGTTGAGGAGGGACTGGGCGTAGGCCCGTTCCTCGCCGTCCAGCGTCCGGGTGAGCGTCTCAGCGTACCCGCTGATGACCGTCATCTTGTTCCGGAGGTTGTGACGGAGGATGCGGTGGAGGACCTGGAGCCGGCGCTCACGGTCGACCTGTTCCGTCACGTCGGTGTAGACGCCGAACGCGAGGGTGCCATCGTCGGTTTCGCGGTACGGGACGCCACGGAAGAGGAACTGGCGTTCACCGGTCGCCGTTCGACGGACGACCCGGCGCTGGTTGACCAGCCCACGTTCGGCGCGCTCGTCGAGCTGCCGACCCACGTCTGCGTGTTCCTCGGGAAGGACGTAGTCGTTCAGCGACTCGCCGATGACGGTCTCGGCGTCCCACCCGAACGTCTCCTCGAACCCCGGGTTCACCCGACGGACGATGGGTGTCCCGTCGTCGATCTCGGCCTCCACGATGGCGTCCGGTATCGTCTCGAACAGGTGCGAGACACGGTCACGTTCGGCCGCCAGCCGTTCCTCGGTGGCCGCGAGTTCACTCAGGTCTCTGACGACACCGACCGTCCCGACGAACTCCGACCCGCTCATGCGGAGCGTGACCTCGATCTCTGCGGGGAACGTCTGGCCCTGTCTGGTCCGGAGTTTCGTACGATACTGGGCCGTATTTCGGTCGTCGGACGCGAGGAGGTCCCGTATCTCCTCGCTCCCGGTCTCGACGTTCTCGTCGGCCAGCACGACGCTGACGTGGGTCCCGACGAGCGTCTCCCGGCGGTAGCCGAGTCGCTCTAAGAGGCGGGGTGTCGCCAGTACGACCCGCCCGTCGGAATCGAGCGCGTACACCATCTCGGGGATGTGGTTCCAGATGCTGTCTTCGCGGGTCGCAACCCGCTCTCCGTCACGGGCTGGCGCGTCCTGCTGGTCGACGACGGCCGCGACGCGTTCCGTGAGTTCTGCGAGACCCTGGTCGTCGGCCCCGGTCACACAGTCGGCCGCACCGGCTCGGAACAGCGAGACAGCGCGGCTATCGCCGCTTTGCGGTGACCAGACCACGACGGGAACCTCGTCGATGACTCTCGCCGGGAGGGCGGACAGGAGCGCGTTCGGGTCGCTGGTGCCATCGTCGGGGAGGACGATTACGTCGGGAGTTGTTTCGGGTATCGAATCAGCGGGATGGACCGCCGTGTCGAAGCCTGCGGCTGTGAGGCGACGGTCGAGCATGCCCCCCGTCTCGCCCGGAGTGGAGACGACGAGGACTCGAACGTGTGACGTAGCCGCCATAGAGATGGCGAATCTTCGACGAAAGCACACAAAACCGTTTTGGGCGTTCTCTGGGCTTTCTGGCTCTACGGCCCGGTGCAGAAGAATCGTGGTCTCGTGTCTGGCGTGACTGGGTCGCCTTCAGTCCTGTGGCGGTGCCACGAGGACCGGTCGCTCGGCGTCGAGGATCACGGCCTGTGCGGTCGACCCGAACAGTGCCTTCCCGGCCGGCGAGCGCTTCCGCCCGCTCACGCAGATGCAGTCCGCGTCGATCTCCTTGGCGTGTTCGACGATCTCGATGGCTGCGTTCCCGCTCGATTCGCTGAGCTCGGCCTCGATACCGGCTTCTTCGAGTACCTCTCGAACCTGTCGTACTGTACTCAACTGCGACACGGACGCTCCCTCGGGGTTGTCTTTGAACACGTGGAACAGTGTCACCGAGACCTCGTCCTTCCCGGGCATGTCTGCGACGGCCTCTGCCTGTGCGCGTGCACGTTCCTCGTCGGAGTCGACTGCGAGCAGTACCTCGTACATATCAGGCGCTACTCCCGAAGGGGGCTTATGTTTAGGGGGTGGTCTCCAGGCACTGAGAACGGGAAGCCTCGCGATGGCGGCTGTCACGGCCCGCTAGCGCCACGCCGTCGGAAAGGGGCAACAGTTGCGTCCCGGAATACTTACTTAACAGTAACCGGCTATGACACAGATGGCTTCACGAGTTGGCGCGCGTGAGCCGATCCACTTCCACATCTGGCGCTTTTTACAACGCTACGGCTCCGAGCCGCAGCTCCGGCGTTCGACAGACGTCTCGCGCTCGTAGCCGGTGCTCGAAGAACGTGGTGAACGGTGTCGGTTGGCGGGGGCAGCCCCGCCGTGAGCGACGAAAAGGGGCCGACAGCGGTGGCAGACCGCGCCGGCCGAACTGGCACTGTTGGCAGACAGGTCGCGTCGTTGGGCCGTGGTAGAGTATGGCAGACTGGTGGCCCGGTTCGATGCTCCCTGTCGGGTGATTTCCTCACCCTCACTATCCCGTAGGTCTCCTCGGTAGATAACCTGTGCACTATCCGACCAGTTATGGCCCTACCGCTGCGTAACCCGAACCGATAGCAGGAGCGGCCTTCGGTCGGAAACGTTCTTCCGGCGAAGACGGTTCCTCCGGGTGATAACTCAGCCCTTACCCAGTATCTGCTATATGTCTACAGAGTGCTAGCTACAGGTGACCTACTGGAGTACGTGCGGGGGCATCCGCCCCCTGGCCACACCGGTCGCCAGCCCGATACCCGGGCTGGTGTCGGTGGCCGGCCGCGTCAACACCACGCGCACTGGGGGCTCCGGTCGGGGGTATCTCTCTATGACAGGACGACAGTCTCTCAACGCGACACGTATCACCGACGCAGAACGACCACTCGACGGCCCGCGCACCGACGGCGGGACGACGCCGTCGAACGTCCTCCTCGTGCTGGCGGACGAACTCGGCTACGGCCAGCTCGGCTGCTACGGGGGCGGTGCGGTGCAGGGCGCACCGACGCCGAACATGGACAGCATCGCACGCACGGGCCTGCAGCTCACCAATTTCAACGTCGAAACGAACGCGGTCGCGACGCGGTCGGCCCTGCTGACGGGCCGGCACGCGCTCCGCTCGGGCACCGCGTCGCCGGGATTCCCAGGTGAACTCGTGGGGCTGACCCAGTGGGAGCAGACCCTCGGGAACGTCCTGAAGGGGGCCGGCTACGCGACCGGCTACTTCGGGACGTGGCAACTCGGCGACGAGCAGGGTCGCTTCCCGACGGACCAGGGCTTCGACGAGTGGTTCGGCATCACGGACGGCCCCGAGGTCGCGAGCTACACGACGAACCCGGCGTTCGACGCGGACACGATGCCGACCCCGATGATACTCGAGGGGGACGCGGGCGAGACACCGAAGGAGGTGAAACCGTTCGACCGGGCGGCCCGTGCGACCATCGACGAGACCATCGCGGAACGCGTCGTCGAGTTCGTCGACTGGCATGCCGAAGCTGGGACGCCCTTCTTCGCGACGGTCGCGTTCGCCAGCCTGGCCCAGCCGGTCGTCCCGCACCCGGCCTTCGCGGACGCGTCCGGGAACGGTCCGGTGGCCGACCGCCTGCTGGAACTCGACCACCGCGTCGGGCAACTCCTGCGTGCCCTGGAGGAAGCTGGCGTCGATCAGCAGACCCTCGTCGTCGTGACGAGCGCGAGCGCCCCGACCGATGTCGATGTCGCCGAGACGGCCGTCGCCCCGTTCCGCGGAACGGCAGGCACGGCCCTCGAAGGTGCACTCAGGGCACCGTTCGTGGCCAAGTGGCCCGGCATCATCCCGCCGATGACGACCTCCAACGCGGTCGTACACGCGGTCGACGTCCCGGCGACCATCGCGGCCATCGCCGGCACTGGCCTTCCGGCCGACCGGGAGACCGACGGTCTGGACCAGCGTGCCCTCTTCACCGCGAAATCGACCGAATCGGCGAGGGAGGGGATACCCATCGTCGTCAACGAGGAGCTCACGGCCGTCAAGCTGGGACGGTACAAGTGCCACTTCTCGCATATCGACCCGGAGACGAAGACGGCCCAGCAACTCGCCAGCCCCATCATCGTCAACGTCGAGGCGGACCCGCGAGAGGAGCACGACATCTCGACCGAGGTCCGGTTCCTGCTGGACCAGTTGTTCGACGTGGCCGACGAGTTCGAGATGAGTCTCGCCCAGGAGCCACCCATCCAGCCCGGGACGCCCGACCCCTACGACCCGAACGCTCCTGGCCAGGGCCCGATGGGGCCCGGCGGTCCGATGCCACCGATGGGACAGGGCGGCCCCATCGACGACTGGCCGATGGGTGAAGGCGGCCCGATGGGCGGCGGTGGGCCGACGGGCGGCGGCAAGCCGATAGACGACGATAGACCGCGCCGGCCCGACGACGAGACGGCTAGCCGGTAACCGCGGTAACTGCGGTCACCGCAGGCTGTTCTACTCCGTGGTCGGCCGCGGCATCTCTTCGAGTTCGGTTATCTCTCCGGTCTTTTTCACCCGGGCGTACTGGCGACGCCACGCGTCCTCCGGGAACAGGTCGTTCCGGTCGAACAGGGCGCGAGCCTCGTCGGTGAGCCGGTAGAACTTGTACGGGTAGCCCCGGATACGCTCGCCCGGTTCGACGACGACTTCATCGACCACGCCGACCGACTGGAGCGTCTTCAGGTGCCGGCGGATCGCGTCGGCTTCGAGACTCGGGTTCATGTAGTCGAGTTCCTTCACGCTCGGTGCGCCTTCGGGGTGCCCGACGATGTCGGCGATGAGGTTCGCTCGCGTCTTGTCGGTCGCCTTCTGGAGCGCCGTCCACGTGTCGAACTCGTCACCGAGCCCTCGTCCTCCGCTGTCGTTCGGCTGCTGTGCTTCCGGGCGCATACTCGTCCCTACGACCTCGACCACCATCAAACACTAGGTCGTCAGATTCAACTGATAACACAAATGGTTGCCTAACCGGTTTATTGACCAGTACCTCTTTCAGTGTTGCAACTGTTCTCTCGCCTAGCATGGCCGACGACCCCACAGACCCACCCCAGCGGGAGTACCTCGAGAATGTCGACCCCGACGAACTCGTCGACGGCGACGAACTTCGACTCACGCCACAGCAGCACGAACGGTTGAAGAACGGGCTCCACGGGCAACAGTTCAAGACGCTCAAACGGTCGGACCGGCGGTACCTGGTGGTCGGTCGTGGCGGCGAGGACGGCCCGGGAGAGCGGCGACTACAGGTCTGTGCCATCCTCGGCGACCGGTCGGGGGCGACGGCGTTCCGCCTCGAAGATTTCGGCTTCACCGGCGAGGACATCGACCTCTGGGTGCCCGCGTTCGACATCCTCTCGGAGATGGCCACCCACATCGTCGGCGTCCTCGAGGACTTCGACGGCGGCCACGTCTGGGAACTCGGCTTCCTCTACCACTACCAGACGACGATTCGTGACATCCTCTGGCTCCTGAAGCGCGTCTACGGGTCGAAAGAAGCGATGCGAGAACAGTACGACAACGGGATGGCCGCCTCACACTTGGCCGCACTCGAGGAGGCCGCGGGCGAGCGTGTCCTCACCTGGGAGACACCCGAGGACCTCCCGGATGTGGTCGGTGAGATTCCCTGACCGAGTTCTGGTGTCGGCGGTGGTAAAGTGATAGATGTAGGGGGCTGGGTCTGTCGCTTCACCCAGTGTTCTGAATCAGCCTTGTCAAATGTGCCGTGCGGAATACAGAGGTTCTATGTTCCAGTCTTCTCGGGAGATAATCACATGTCCAAAGTCACTCACCACAAACGTTTAGCTATGACATGTTAATGAAAGAACAATGCGCCGCCGTCACCTCCTCACTTTGCTTGGTGCCGCAACCAGTGGCGGGTGTCTCTCGCTTGGAAAGTCATCCGATCCCACGGTACTCGGGAAAATTGACATCATCAACCACGCCTACGAACCGTACACCGTCCATGTATTCGTCGAGCGGGACGACCAGCTCATTTACTGGTCCACCCACGAAGCGACTGCGGGTGACTCTGAAAGCGCCGGGGGAGCGGAACTTCCCTGTGTGTGGGGAAATGAGCCGGGTCGATATACGGTGCGTGCCCGCCTTGAGGACCGGACGACGTGGCAGTCAATGAACGTAGCAGACGCGGAGGTTAGCCCCATCTCGATATCCTTGCAAATCGGAGATTATTACACCGAACGAGGCGAGACGCCGGACTTCGAGATCTGGCATACGATGAATCCAGTTGAACCCTGTGAAACTGGCACCACTGAAGCTCGATGAAGTGCTTACAGAAAGATTCGCGCCCTGTATCAAGCAGGAGTTACAGAACACAACAGTAATTCGTCAGACCCCAGGTGACTCACTCACAGCGCAAGTCGGTCACTCAGGGAGACGTGGGTCGCTAGACAGTGTTCGACAAATCCAAACGGGTAACGTGGAAAGACGACATACGATGCCCGACCTGACGCTCCAGAACTTCCTGAAGGAGGTAGGACTGCGGCTCGGTGCTGCAGTCGTCGTTGTCGGGACGTTCTTCGGTCTCGGGTACGTCAACCGAACCGACTTCCTCGGCCTCTCTCGTCTCCTCGACAACCGGCTCGCCTTCTTTGCTGTGGCGTTCTTACTGGTTGGTGTTGCTTCTCTGGGCTGGATCGTGTTCCAACGTGGTAAAACGTGAGTCCGCACGAACGGCGGTGCGACGATGCAACCGATCTCCTCTGCTAACGGCTTCCGCTAACTCTGGCAATGCAGCTACCGGAATCACTGAAGGGGCTCGGTTGACTGACCAGACCTGCGAGTGAATTACTGGCCAATCACTGTTACGTGCTGGACTTCTGATGAATACAGGGCGCGAAGGCTGTTGAACGAAGATTGCGTGGTCGAGTGACGTGATTCACGTCCGGCGGAAACGCCGGGACTCTCTCGCTGTCGAAAGATAGTCCACCCATGAATGATTTCCAGCATGTATGAAGACTTATGCCCCGGGTTCCGTTTTTGCTGGTATGCAGCAGTCTCGGCGTGCGTTTGTGACAGTCATTGCGGGGATTGCCGGTGGCTGTCTCGGTTCTCGCGACTCTTCTCGAACGACAACAGCGCCTGACACAGACGCCGACGGGGTTCCTGATCGCGTCGACGACTATCCAACGGATGCCCGCAGGGCGTTCGAGGAATTTCGCGCTGAGGGTACTCCAACGCTTCATCCGGGGCAGTTCTCGGCTATCGCACTCACGAACTCGCCAGAGGCCACCGGCGATGTCTTGCACTACGACATCGCTGTGGAGGGTGACACGAAAAT contains these protein-coding regions:
- a CDS encoding aminopeptidase — encoded protein: MADDPTDPPQREYLENVDPDELVDGDELRLTPQQHERLKNGLHGQQFKTLKRSDRRYLVVGRGGEDGPGERRLQVCAILGDRSGATAFRLEDFGFTGEDIDLWVPAFDILSEMATHIVGVLEDFDGGHVWELGFLYHYQTTIRDILWLLKRVYGSKEAMREQYDNGMAASHLAALEEAAGERVLTWETPEDLPDVVGEIP